ATCATGGAAAAACATTGACTCGTATGCCGGATTTTCTGCGGAAGGATTAGTTTAGAAGGGGGATTCCTCAATGATTATATGGGTTAACGGCGCATTCGGTTCGGGGAAGACCCAGGCTGCGCATGAGCTTCAGCGAAGAATCCCGAACTCGTACGTGTACGATCCGGAAAATGCAGGTTACTTCATTCGCGATAATGTGCCAAGAGATGCCAAACGCGATGACTTTCAGCATTATCCGATGTGGAGGGAGTTTAATTACTCCATGTTTAAGTATATGGACCAGGAATCGGATCAATTGATCATTGCTCCGATGACCATTACAAACGCGGAATATTTCGATGAAATCGTTGGTAATTTGAGACGTGATGGCGTGAAAGTAGAGCATTTTACATTGTGCGCTTCCAAGGAAGTGCTCCTTAGACGGCTGCGGAGCAGAGGGGAAGGTTCGAATTCATGGGCCGCACAACAAATTGACCGGTGTATCAGCGGATTCTCGAATGAAGTGTTTCAGCATCATATCGACACGGATCATCTATCGATCGATGAAGTGGTCGAAACGATCGGTGCTTTGGCAAATGTGAAGCTGTTGCCTGATCATCGCAGCTCCGCCAAGAAGAAACTCGATCGAATCAAAACCAAATTTGCGCACATCCGATTTTTTGGATAACAAGTGGATGGATTTTCACATTTGAAGGTTTATTCGAAAGTTCGTAGTGTAGAGTTTTAGCGATAGCGGGAATATAACTATAGAAAAGGCGATTTCTCATATTGGGAAGTCGTCTTTTTCTGTCTGTAAGGTAACAGAAAATCTAACTGACAAAATATTTTATATGCAGCTAAATATTTTTCCTTAATGAAAAACAAGCTATATATATACGAATATTCTTAATGAAATCAAGAAAAATGGAGAAATCCATTAGAATGAGATCTGCGAAATTATAAAATTCCATTGACAAAATCCTAAAGATGGATTATTTTTTGTACATAGGAATTAAAGTTGCATTAGAGCAAAATAATTGGATCGCGGCAGGACGAGGTTTGAGAATGTCGTCTAAGGATTGAGCAAACTCATTATTGATGTGGAGTGGAGGAGAAGAAGAAGATGAAGAAGAGGACGAATAGAAACAGGATATTATTAGGGGCAGCCGCCATTCTGAGTTTGCTGCTTGTATTAACCGCTTGCGCTACGGGAGAAGTGAAGCAGGAAGGAACAGCCGGTGAACAAGGGGATAAGAAAATCCGAGTGGTTACAACCATTGGACAGATTGCGGAACCCATCTCCGTTATTGGGGGAGATCGGGTCGAGGTACTGAGCTTGATGGGGCCTGGCGTCGATCCGCATTTATATAATGCTACCCAAGGCGATATCAAGAAACTGGATAGTGGCGATGTTATTTTCTATAGCGGGCTTCATCTCGAAGGCAACATGACGGAAATATTCGAACAGATCGGTAAGAACAAACCTGTACTGGCGATTGCAGATGCCATCCCGAAGGATCAATTGCTGCAGGATGATACGCAGGCCATTGATCCCCATGTGTGGTTTGACATCGATTTGTGGAAAGTGTCTTTGGATTCGGCCGTAGAGGAGTTGAAGTCTCTTGCTCCGAATGACGCTGACTATTTTGAAGAGAACAAGCAGAAGTATTTTGCCCAGCTGGATGAATTGAAAGCCGAGGCCAAGGATAAGTTGAGTCAAATTCCGGAAGAACAGCGGGTGATGGTTACCGCTCATGATGCATTTGGGTATTTCGGCCGTTTGCATGGCCTGGAGGTAGTTGGACTGCAAGGATTGAGTACGGAGGATGAAATCGGCCTCTCGGACATTAACGGAACGATCGATATCCTGCTGCAGCACAAGGTGCCTGCCGTATTCGTTGAGAGCAGCGTCAATCCAGCTTCCATTAATGCCGTTATTGAAGGTGCTGCCAAGAACGGGCTGGATATAAAGCTTGGAGGAGAGCTTTTCTCCGATGCCATGGGCGAAGCGGGAACAACGGAAGGAACTTATATCGGAATGTATCGTCATAATGTCGAAACCATCTATCATGCATTAACAGGAAGTGGTGAATAAAATGTCTGTACTTCAAGTTCAAGACCTCAATGCATCCTATCGTAAAAATAAAGTGCTCCACCAAGTCTCCTTTCATGTGGAACAAGGCTCTTTAACCAGCATTGTCGGGCCAAACGGCGCCGGTAAATCAACGCTGTTAAAAGTCATGCTGGAGCTTCACCCCAAGCTGTCCGGGAATGTGTCATTCTTTGGATCAAGCTTAAGCAAAACCAAGACCCGTGTCGGCTATGTGCCGCAGCGCGGATCCGTGGACTGGGATTTCCCGACCGATGCACTGGATGTTGTCATGATGGGTCTATACGGCCGGGTGGGCTGGCTGAAACGACCGAACAAGAGCCATAAGGAAAAAGCGATGGCATCGCTGGATCAAATGGGCATGGCGGACTTTGCCGACCGCCAGATCAGCCAGCTCTCCGGCGGACAGCAGCAGCGCGTATTCCTCGCTAGGGCGCTTGTCCAGGATGCCGACCTCTATTTCATGGATGAACCGTTAGCTGGTGTTGATGCGGCAACCGAGCGGGCGATTATGACCACGCTGAAGGATCTAAAAATGGCCGGTAAAACGGTCATGGTGGTCCATCATGATCTGCAGACGGTTGAGGATTATTTCGACCATGTGCTGCTTCTGAACCGTACGGTCATTGCACATGGGAAGACGGAAGATGTATTCACGAAGGAACATGTATACCGCGCCTACGGCGGTTCGCTTCGCTGGATGAAGGAGGCGTAATTCATGCTGAATTTATTATTATCTCCGAACACGCAATGGGTGCTATTGAGCACATTAATTCTGGGCATGGCAGCCGGCATGATCGGCTGTCTCGCCTATTGGAAGCGGCAAAGTTTGATGAGTGACGCATTGTCTCATGCGGCTCTTCCGGGTGTCGTGGTTGCATTTGCATTGACCGGAAGCAAGAATCTGCTGGTGATGATACTCGGAGCTGCTGTCAGCGCCTTAATCGGAGCCTGGATGATCCAGTGGATCCGTACTTCCAGCCGCATTAAGGAAGATACGGCCATGGGCATGATTCTATCCGTATTTTTCGGACTGGGCATTATGCTGCTTACCATTGTGAACCGAACAGCGGGCGGGAATCAGAGCGGACTGGATAACTTTATTTTCGGTCAGGCTGCATCCATGGTTCGTAAGGATGTTTTTACGATGCTCATTCTGGCTGCTTTAGTTATTCTGGTTGTCTCGATTGGCTTTAAGGAATGGAAGCTATTCCTGTTTGATCCCGATTTTGCCCGGGGATTAGGGATGAATAGCCGTCTGATGAATTCCCTCTATATGGGGGTGCTTGTTCTTGTCATTGTCATTGGTATTCAGGCCGTTGGCGTCATTTTGATGGCGGCCATGCTGATCATACCTGCCGTAAGCGCAAGATATTGGACTCAATCCTTCAGAATGATGGTCATTTTGTCGGCAATATTTGGTGGCGGCTCCGGGTTTGTCGGCACCTTGGTCAGCACGATCGGAAAAGGATGGCCTACAGGACCGTTTATCGTTGTCGCCTCTTCCGTATTGTTCACGGTTTCTCTGGTCTTCGGTGCCGAGAAAGGACTGCTAATCCAGGCGCTGCAGCTCCGCTCTCAGAAAAAAGAACATATGGACTCCAATAACCCATCGGTTCTAAGTCCGCAGTTGTCCGAAAGGGGGAGCAATCAATGACCTATACAGGATGGATATTGCTAACGGCTTCTCTCGTCGGATTGTCTTGCGGTATCGTTGGCGTGTTCCTGATACTGCGCAGAATGGCGATGATGGCCGATGCTATCAGTCATACTGTGCTGCTTGGGATCGTAACGGCTTTTATCGTCACAAGAGAATTAAGCGGACCTCATATGCTGATCGGTGCGATTATTGCCGGATTGCTGACAGCGGTTCTCGTTCAATGGTTTCATTCCCGGGGCGTTCAGCAGGATGCTTCCATCGGTGTTGTATTTACAACCTTGTTTGCGATTGGCGTCATCCTGATTGCAACCCAGGTTGGCAATGCCCATCTGGATACCAAGCATGCCCTCATGGGTGAGATTACGTTTGTGCCTTGGGATGTGATGTACGTTCCTCTATTAGGGGAGGTACCCAAAGCTACCTTCATGCTGGCAGCCGTACTCCTCGCTGTACTGATCGTCATCCTGGCGTTCTATAAGGAATGGAAGATTACGTCCTTTGATCCGGCTTTGGCGGCCAGTATCGGCATTCCTGTCGTGCTCATGCACTATGTATTTATGTCGCTGGTCTCCATCACGACGGTTGCATCGTTTGATGCCGTGGGAGCGATCATGGTGGTGGCTATGCTTATAACACCTGCCGCAGCAGCCTATCTATGGACGGATAAACTCTCCATCATGCTGGTGTTAAGCGGAGCCTTCGGCGTCATTTCTGCATTCATGGGTTACTATGTCGCGTTATGGCTGGACACCTCCATCTCAGGCTCTATGGCATTTGCTACCGGAATTGTATTTATTCTCAGCTTCCTGTTCTCTCCGAGACATGGCGTGCTTTCCCGTTATCTTCATAAATTTAATACACATGGCAGTGAAGAGAAACTGGACGGTGTATCCTGAAATAAGGGATGCTGCATGAAGCTTGGGCGATGAGATGCCCAGGCTTCTTTTTGTCTTCCAAAACATGGGGTGTGTTATAATCAGGAATTAATGCCGTGGTGTGAAGAAGGTTATTT
This Paenibacillus sp. JZ16 DNA region includes the following protein-coding sequences:
- a CDS encoding metal ABC transporter permease — encoded protein: MLNLLLSPNTQWVLLSTLILGMAAGMIGCLAYWKRQSLMSDALSHAALPGVVVAFALTGSKNLLVMILGAAVSALIGAWMIQWIRTSSRIKEDTAMGMILSVFFGLGIMLLTIVNRTAGGNQSGLDNFIFGQAASMVRKDVFTMLILAALVILVVSIGFKEWKLFLFDPDFARGLGMNSRLMNSLYMGVLVLVIVIGIQAVGVILMAAMLIIPAVSARYWTQSFRMMVILSAIFGGGSGFVGTLVSTIGKGWPTGPFIVVASSVLFTVSLVFGAEKGLLIQALQLRSQKKEHMDSNNPSVLSPQLSERGSNQ
- a CDS encoding metal ABC transporter permease produces the protein MTYTGWILLTASLVGLSCGIVGVFLILRRMAMMADAISHTVLLGIVTAFIVTRELSGPHMLIGAIIAGLLTAVLVQWFHSRGVQQDASIGVVFTTLFAIGVILIATQVGNAHLDTKHALMGEITFVPWDVMYVPLLGEVPKATFMLAAVLLAVLIVILAFYKEWKITSFDPALAASIGIPVVLMHYVFMSLVSITTVASFDAVGAIMVVAMLITPAAAAYLWTDKLSIMLVLSGAFGVISAFMGYYVALWLDTSISGSMAFATGIVFILSFLFSPRHGVLSRYLHKFNTHGSEEKLDGVS
- a CDS encoding metal ABC transporter solute-binding protein, Zn/Mn family; this translates as MKKRTNRNRILLGAAAILSLLLVLTACATGEVKQEGTAGEQGDKKIRVVTTIGQIAEPISVIGGDRVEVLSLMGPGVDPHLYNATQGDIKKLDSGDVIFYSGLHLEGNMTEIFEQIGKNKPVLAIADAIPKDQLLQDDTQAIDPHVWFDIDLWKVSLDSAVEELKSLAPNDADYFEENKQKYFAQLDELKAEAKDKLSQIPEEQRVMVTAHDAFGYFGRLHGLEVVGLQGLSTEDEIGLSDINGTIDILLQHKVPAVFVESSVNPASINAVIEGAAKNGLDIKLGGELFSDAMGEAGTTEGTYIGMYRHNVETIYHALTGSGE
- a CDS encoding AAA family ATPase; translated protein: MIIWVNGAFGSGKTQAAHELQRRIPNSYVYDPENAGYFIRDNVPRDAKRDDFQHYPMWREFNYSMFKYMDQESDQLIIAPMTITNAEYFDEIVGNLRRDGVKVEHFTLCASKEVLLRRLRSRGEGSNSWAAQQIDRCISGFSNEVFQHHIDTDHLSIDEVVETIGALANVKLLPDHRSSAKKKLDRIKTKFAHIRFFG
- a CDS encoding metal ABC transporter ATP-binding protein, translating into MSVLQVQDLNASYRKNKVLHQVSFHVEQGSLTSIVGPNGAGKSTLLKVMLELHPKLSGNVSFFGSSLSKTKTRVGYVPQRGSVDWDFPTDALDVVMMGLYGRVGWLKRPNKSHKEKAMASLDQMGMADFADRQISQLSGGQQQRVFLARALVQDADLYFMDEPLAGVDAATERAIMTTLKDLKMAGKTVMVVHHDLQTVEDYFDHVLLLNRTVIAHGKTEDVFTKEHVYRAYGGSLRWMKEA